CGCCGATGCCATATCTCTCATGACCGTGCACTCAGCCAAAGGGCTGGAATTCCCCTACGTGTATATCATAGGCCTCGAAGAGGGGATATTCCCCCATGAGCGCAGCCTCAACGATTCTTCCCAGCTCAGCGAAGAGAGGAGGCTCATGTATGTGGCAATGACCAGAGCCCAAAAGGAGCTCACTCTGTCCCGGGCCGAATTCCGCATCAACAACGGCGAAGCAAGGCGGCGGGACAAGTCTTCCTTTTTGGAGGATATCCCCGACCGGTTCTTTGGAATCGAAGGAGGCGGGACCGACCACAAAAAGCCATCCCTCTCGGAAGTGAAGGACAAGATCTCGGGCAGAGACCTGCCGGTAAAAAAACAAAAGAGCTTTCGGGCCGGCTGCAAGGTGATGCACCCACGGTTCGGCAAAGGGCTCGTTATCAATTGTCAGGGTGAAGGCGAGCGTGAGGTAGCGACGGTGGTATTTGACGACAACAAGGTCGGCATCAAGAAAATACTTACCCATGCGGTCCACATGGACAAAATATAGACAATAAGGCGGCTGTGATCATGTTATCACAGCCGCCTGCGGTTTATTTGAGGAATATCTCCACTACGGGGATCTCAGTGTTGGGCTTCAGTATAGGTATCCTGAATACGCGCTTGTCCAGATGGGCGCCTCCGGCGGGCAGGGAGCCTATACCCACCTCAGATGCGTCGTGGAGGAACTGAGCGTATTCCACCTTCTTTTCATCCAGTCCTTCTATGGAGAAATAACCCATGAAGGGATAATTCACCAGGTGGACGTAGAGTCTGTTTTTCTCCGGGTTGTAGGTGGTCAGAGCCCCGTCGGACACCTTGATGTCAAAGGGAGTCTGAGTACATCCGTATATGGAGCGGCTGTTGGAGTGCATCCATTTGCCTATGCCCTGCAGCCTCTCCACAGCTCTGTAATCAAATTCGCCGCGGCCGGTGGGTCCTACGTTCAGCAGCAGGTTGCCGCCCTTGCCCACGGTGTCGATGAGCATGGAGATCAGCTGTCTCACTGACTTCCAGCTGCTTTCGTCTCTGTGGTATCCCCAGGAGCCGGAGAAGGTCTGGCAGGCTTCCCACACCACCTTTTGGCCGTCCACCGTGATCCACTCAAAGGGCTGATACTGCTCGGGGGTGACGATGTCTCCGGAGCCGGGCAGATCCAGTCTGTCATCCAGGATCACCTCGGGCATCAGCTCCCGGATCATCTCAAGGAGCTTTTCGCTTTGCCAGTCGTCGCGTCCCTTGCCTATAAATCCGTCATGGGAGGGATAGCTGAAATCGAACCACATGATGTCTATCTTGCCAAAGCGGGTGAGCAGCTCTCTGACCTGTCCGTGGAGGTATTCCCTGTATCTGGACATATCCCTGTTTTCATTGAGCTTTGCTCTGTCGGGATGGTCTCTCAGGGCGTGCACGTCATCGATGATATAATCGGAATGGTGCCAGTCTATGAGGGAATGATAAAAGCCCGTCTTCAGGCCCCGGCCCTTGTAGGCGTCCACCATCATCTTAAGTATATCCTTGCCGTAGGGAGTGTTGGTACACTTATAATCCGTCAGATCGCTGTCCCAGAGGCAAAAGCCCTCGTGATGCTTGGTGGTGATGACAAAATACCTCATGCCTGCATTCCAGGCCAGGTCTGCCCACAGCTCGGGGTCGTAGAGATCGGGATCGAAATGCTTGAAGTACTTTTCGTACTGCTCGTTGGTCATCTTTTCGATCTGCTTGACCCATTCGTGTCTTGCGGGCAGGGCGTAGAGTCCCCAATGGATAAACATGCCGAAGCGGTCATGAGTAAACCATTTTGTATTGCCCTTGGTAGGCTTTACGTCGTACATAATGTGCTCCTTATTCTGTTTTGATGATATTGCTCGTAAAGAGATGCTTGACTTTTTGCTGTGACCCGGGATAAAAGGTCTTGTTTTGGCCTATGACTGTCAGTCCGTCTATGAACATATTTTCCACAGAGGCGTTGTCGTTCATTCTGAACAGGGCGTTGCCGGGCATGGAGCCTGCCACCTGGAAATTGCGTATCACCAGATGGTCAATGGTGTCCGCGATATCAAAATAGGTGTGGGTCTTCCTGTCGTCATATACGTACAGGTCTTCTATGGTCAGCATTTTGATGTGGGTGGGATTGTTGGCGTCAGACGGCAGAGACCTCATGTAGTGTCCGCCTGTGGTCACTATATAGTGAGGCTCGTCTCCGTGATAGTGGATGTTGCGGAGGACCAGATCGTCTATGTTGCCTCCCAGCTTGAAGAGAAAAGGCTTCATATAGTCGTATTCGATGGAGGTGCAGTGCAGATCCACCGTGTCTATGACGATGTTCCTGTAATTGCCGCCGGTGCCCTCGAACCAGGGATTGATGATGAAGCCGAAGCCCTTGAAGGTGCCGGTCACGTTTTTGATGAGCACTCTGTCCAGCTCTCCTTTACCCTGACACAGCAATCTGATGCCCTGATCGGCGTTGTTCAGATGTACTCCGTCTATCATGACGTCGGTGATGGAGGACACTCCGTCTCTTTCGTCAGGAGCTATGGCTATGAAGTCGTCGCCGGAGGTGCCGGTCATATTGGTGATATTCAAAAAGCGGCCCGGTCCGAAGAAATGAAAGCCATCCTGATTGTTGGCGTGCATGTAGTCGTCGAGAATGATGTTGATGTTCTCCACGTTGACGAATTCATAGTTGGCAATGAGGGCGGTAAAGGTGCGCTGATTCCTGATGGTCATATCCTTCATCAGCAGGTTTTCCACACCGTAGAGCTCGAAGGCCATGACCCATTTTGAGGGGATATAGTCCGAGTCGTTCTGCTTGTATATGCTCAGCTCGTCTTCGGGGCAGGGCACGTCGTGCTTTTGCCCCTTGGCGTTGTGATTCCAGGTGCCGCCTATGAGGCTGATGTTTTTGTCTCTCGCTTCCGGGCTCGAATTGAAGGATGCGTGCTTGTTGCGGATGATGGCGCAGTTGCTGTCGTCCTTCAAAAAGAAGCCGCAGGCCGGGTTCACGCACTCGATGGTGGTATTGGGCCATACGGTCAGGCCGGTGACCAGAGCGGCTCCGTCCATGACCAGCTTCAGGGGAGCGCCGTCGGAGGCCATATCCAGCAGAGCCTGCAGGGCAGCGGTGTCATCCGTGCCTCCGCCCTTCACCACGTCCGAATCGAGACGGGCGTATTTGCTGGCATAATATACGCTGTTCCTGGCGCAAAGGGGCAGTGACAGGATGAAGAGTATCAGTATGGCAATGCACAGTCTCATTTATTTGTCCTCGATATTGATATTGTTTTCCACCAGCTTTTTGACGTTGCCCCTGATATTGGGACCGTATATGTCGGTGAGACCCCGGGAGTAAAAGCCGTTGATGATGAGGCGCTCTATGTCGGCTCCCTTTTCAGCAGTGATAAAGCTGCCTCCGGAGACCTCTTTGTTGACCACTATATTTTTCAGCAGCAGATTTCGGACGGGGACCGGGTCTCCCATAAAGGCGATATAGTCCTGCACGTTGGGGTCATCCTGGATATACACGTTTTCCATGGTGAGATTGTTGATCCGGGTAGCCGAGGGACCCACGAATCCCGATCTGACCTCCAGCAGGTGGTGGGGATTGTCGCCCTTGTAGTGTATGTTTTTCAGGATCATGCTCTCTATATTGCCACCCAGGCTGAACAGGAACCTGGACCCGGGATAGCGGTCTTTGGTGCATTCGAGAGCCACGGTGTCTATGACTATATCCCTGTAGCACCCGCCCTTTTTGGACTCGAACCAGGGGTTGATATAGAAGCCAAAGCTCCTGTAGGTTCCGGTGACGTTCTTGATCAGGACCCGTTCGAGAGTGCCTTCCTCTCTGCACAGCAGCCGTATCCCCTGATCCGAATCGTTCAGGTGGACGCCGTCTATCATGACGTCTGTGATGGAGGAGACCCGGTCCCTCTCATCGGGAGCCACGGCGATAAAATCGTCTCCCGCGGTGCCGGATATATTGCGTATATTCAAAAACTGTCCGGGCCCGAAGAAATGAAAGCCGTCCTGATTGTTGCCGAATATGTAGTCATTGAGGACTATGTTGACGTTTTCCACGTTGACGAATTTGAAATTCGCTATGAGAGCGGTGAAGGTGCGCTGATTCATGATGGTCATATCCTTCATCAGCAGATTTTCCACTCCGTAGAGCTCGAAGGCCATGACCCATTTGGTGGGCATATAATCCTCATCTCTGACCTTGTATATGCCTACTTCGTCTTCGGGGCAGGGCACGTCATGCTTTTGCCCTTTGGCATTGTGGTTCCAGGTGCCGCCTATGAGGCTGATGTTTTTGTCTCTCGCCTCAGGGTCGGCGTAGAAGTCGGCGTGCCTGTTGCGGATGATGGCGCAGTTGCAGCCGTCCTTCAAAAAGAAGCCGCAGCTCTGATTCACGCACTCTATGGTGGTGTTGGGCCATACGGTCAGACCTGTAATGAGCGCCGCTCCGTCCATGATGAGCTTGACGGGGGTGCCGTCGGAGGCCTTGTCCAGCAGGGCCTGCAAAGCAGCGGTGTCATCCGTGCCTCCGCCCTTGACCACGTCCGAATCGAGCCTGGCGTAGTCGCTGGCTGTAAATATCCTGGCAGGTCCGGCAAAGGCGGCTGCGGAAAGCAGCAAAAGGGTCAGGGTCAGCATCAATAACATAGCTTTCAATTCTCACCTCGGTTTACAGAATGAATGCCGGCAGGGCGCCGGCCGATAGTTAGCTCTATTTCATTATAGCATACAGAGCCCCCGTCGTCGCCATATACGGGCAGAAATAATGTATTTCCCGCGATAATTTACTCTTTGTCAGGTATCCCGGCAGGCTTTGCCCCTCTGCGGGTAGATTCTTTTGGCCGGGTCTGTTATAATGTGTATAGACAAGGCCCCGGAGGCCGGTCATATTTTGGATCACGCAAGGAACCGACATGAAGAAAAAGGTATATCTTATCGCCAACGCCCACATAGATCCCGTATGGCAATGGGAATGGGAGGAGGGAGTGGCTGCCACCATTTCCACCTTCAGGACCGCTGCCGATCTGTGCGACGAATTTGACAACTTTATTTTTTGCCACAACGAAGCAGTATTGTATAAATGGGTAGAGGAATATGAGCCCCATTTGTTCCGCAGGATACAGGATCTGGTCAAACAGGGCCGATGGAAGATCATCGGCGGCTGGTATCTGCAGCCGGACTGCAACATGCCCTGCGGGGAGTCATTTGTGCGTCAGATACTGCTGGGACGCAGATATTTTGACGACAAATTCGGAGCCCGTCCCACCACAGCTCTCAATTTCGATCCCTTCGGGCACACCAGAGGTCTGGTCCAGATACTGAAAAAGAGCGGTTACGACAGCTACGTATGCACCCGTCCCTCTTCATCCCAGCTGGGCAAAAAGGATTCGGAGGCGGATTTTGACTGGATCGGCTTTGACGGCTCCCGGATCAGAGTGAGAAAGGCGACAAGCTATGGCTCGGGTCTCGGCCACGCCGTTGACAAGATCAGGGCTGAAGTTTCTCTCTATGAGGCAGACGACCATATAGTAGTTCTCTGGGGGGTAGGGGACCATGGCGGAGGCCCGTCCAGACAGGACATCAGGGCCATTAACGAGTTCATCGCTGCCGGTGAGTGCGACGCCCGGCACTCCTGGTTCGAGGAATTCTTTGAGGCTACCGGAGACCTGCAGGTCCCCGAGTGGAGCAGGGATATGAATCAGTTTGCCGTAGGCTGCTATACCAGTATCATCAGGATCAAGCAAAAGCACAGAGAGCTGGAAAATCAGCTGTATTCCACCGAAAAGATGCTCAGCGCAGCCTATGCCGCCGGACTTATGGATTATCCCGCTGCCGACCTGCTGCAGGTGCAGGAGGATCTGTGTTTTCTGGAATTCCACGACTCGCTGCCCGGGTCGTCCATACAGGCGGTGGAGGAAATGTGCCTCAGACTGGCCGATCACGCACTGGAGATCCTGTCCCGTCTGAAGGCCAGGGCCTTCTTCGTCCTTTCCGCAGGGGAGAAAAAAGCTGCCGACGGCGATATTCCCGTACTGGTCTACAATCCCCATCCCGTCAAGCTCAACTGTCAGATCACCTGCGAGATGATGCTGGCAGACCAGAACTGGACTGACGGGGAGTTCACAGCTATCCACGTGTACAAGGACGGACGGCCCGTGCCCTGTCAGAATATCAGGGAAGCGGGCAACATCAATCTGGACTGGCGGAAGAACGTGGCCTTTGAGGCGGAGCTGGAGCCTTTTTCCGTCACCCGATATGACTGCAAGCCCGTGCTGGAGCCCAAAAAGGAAGTCGTGCCTGTGTATGACAACGGTATGATAGTCTTTGACAACGGCGCCCTGCACGCGGAGATAAACACCCGCACCGGACTGATGGATTCCTACAGGATAAACGGCAGGGAATACCTGCGGCGCAACGCCTTTGAGCCCCTGGTCATGGACGACAACGACGATCCCTGGGGCATGACCGTGGAGTCTTTCAGAGACCTCATAGGCAGATTTACCCTTATGAGCGACAACAGGTCCACCCTGTTTTCGGGCGTCCGGAAAGGCGTCCTGCCTGCTGTCAGGACCGTGGAGGACGGGGACGTGCGGACTGTGGTGGAGGCTTGCCTGGAATACGGCGACTCGGCTATATGCATGACCTATTATCTGCCCAAAAAGGGCACCCAGACAGAGGTGCATCTGCGGGTCTATTGGAATGAGAAGAACAAGTGTCTGAAGCTCAGTATCCCCACCTTGGATACCGACAGATACGTGGGTCAGACTGCCTTCGGAAAATACGACCTGAAAAAAGACGGACGCGAAACGGTGGCTCAGAGATGGACGGCAGCCCTGTCTTCCCGGGGCGACGCTGTCACTCTCATCAACGACAGCACCTACGGCTCTGATTATACGGACGAGGACGGCATCAGGATCACTCTGCTGCGCTCTGCCAGCTATACCGGGCATCCCATAAAGGACAGGCCTATCTCTCCTCAGGACCGCTTTACCCACAAGATCGATCAGGGAGAGCGGAATTTCCGCTTCTGGCTCAACGCCGGCGATGCATCCGAGCGCATGGAGCTGATAGACAGAGAAGCCGCCTTTGTGTCCGAAAAGCCCTTTGCTTTGTCCTTCTTCCCTTCGGGCGAAGGGGAAAAGCCTGCCGGATTCATGACTCTGTCCGACAGTCCCGTGGTGCTCTCCTGCGCCAAAAAGGCCGACAAAGGGGAGGGGATCGTGGTCAGGCTCTGTAATCCCTGTGAAAACCCGGTCTCCTGCCGGCTCACCATGGAGTGCTTCGGTCTCGGCGAGACTCTCAAATTCGAGCCTTTTGAGGTCAGGACCTTTGTAGCTGAAAAAGGCTCACTGAGAGAGACAAACATGATAGAAGAATAGATACGTGAGGGCGAAGGCTTTTTCGCCCTCTTTTTTATTGCGCGGCGCTTCGTGAAATGGTATAATAAATATATAAGCTGCCAAAGAAGTCTGCGATGTTCAAATTCAGTCAATACAAAGCGCACCTGCTTTTTGTCATACTGCCG
This region of Abditibacteriota bacterium genomic DNA includes:
- a CDS encoding alpha-mannosidase, encoding MKKKVYLIANAHIDPVWQWEWEEGVAATISTFRTAADLCDEFDNFIFCHNEAVLYKWVEEYEPHLFRRIQDLVKQGRWKIIGGWYLQPDCNMPCGESFVRQILLGRRYFDDKFGARPTTALNFDPFGHTRGLVQILKKSGYDSYVCTRPSSSQLGKKDSEADFDWIGFDGSRIRVRKATSYGSGLGHAVDKIRAEVSLYEADDHIVVLWGVGDHGGGPSRQDIRAINEFIAAGECDARHSWFEEFFEATGDLQVPEWSRDMNQFAVGCYTSIIRIKQKHRELENQLYSTEKMLSAAYAAGLMDYPAADLLQVQEDLCFLEFHDSLPGSSIQAVEEMCLRLADHALEILSRLKARAFFVLSAGEKKAADGDIPVLVYNPHPVKLNCQITCEMMLADQNWTDGEFTAIHVYKDGRPVPCQNIREAGNINLDWRKNVAFEAELEPFSVTRYDCKPVLEPKKEVVPVYDNGMIVFDNGALHAEINTRTGLMDSYRINGREYLRRNAFEPLVMDDNDDPWGMTVESFRDLIGRFTLMSDNRSTLFSGVRKGVLPAVRTVEDGDVRTVVEACLEYGDSAICMTYYLPKKGTQTEVHLRVYWNEKNKCLKLSIPTLDTDRYVGQTAFGKYDLKKDGRETVAQRWTAALSSRGDAVTLINDSTYGSDYTDEDGIRITLLRSASYTGHPIKDRPISPQDRFTHKIDQGERNFRFWLNAGDASERMELIDREAAFVSEKPFALSFFPSGEGEKPAGFMTLSDSPVVLSCAKKADKGEGIVVRLCNPCENPVSCRLTMECFGLGETLKFEPFEVRTFVAEKGSLRETNMIEE
- a CDS encoding alpha-L-fucosidase — its product is MMYDVKPTKGNTKWFTHDRFGMFIHWGLYALPARHEWVKQIEKMTNEQYEKYFKHFDPDLYDPELWADLAWNAGMRYFVITTKHHEGFCLWDSDLTDYKCTNTPYGKDILKMMVDAYKGRGLKTGFYHSLIDWHHSDYIIDDVHALRDHPDRAKLNENRDMSRYREYLHGQVRELLTRFGKIDIMWFDFSYPSHDGFIGKGRDDWQSEKLLEMIRELMPEVILDDRLDLPGSGDIVTPEQYQPFEWITVDGQKVVWEACQTFSGSWGYHRDESSWKSVRQLISMLIDTVGKGGNLLLNVGPTGRGEFDYRAVERLQGIGKWMHSNSRSIYGCTQTPFDIKVSDGALTTYNPEKNRLYVHLVNYPFMGYFSIEGLDEKKVEYAQFLHDASEVGIGSLPAGGAHLDKRVFRIPILKPNTEIPVVEIFLK